The genomic DNA TATCATATGTTCCGGTGTAAAAACAACCTCGCTCAAAAACAAATACCAGGCTGCAATATCGAGAAGTGCAAAACCTACAACAACAAGTCCCATAACCGCTCCACTACGGAAAGCTACCTGCAAACCTTTATTTAACGACTGCGAAGCTCCGTGGGCTGTACGTGCCGATGCAAAGGTTGCGGTTTTCATTCCCAGGAAGCCACACAAACCGGAGAAAAAACCACCGGTAAGGAAAGCGATAGGAACAAACGGGTTTTGAACTTTGAAAAATGCCATAATGGCAAGTAGTATAAACAGAACCACAAAAACGATAAATACTACTTTGTACTGTCGTCTCAGATAAGCCATTGCTCCATCACGAACGTATTGTGCAATTTCTTTCATCCGGTCAGTACCTTCTGAATTCTTCATCATTGATTTGAAGAAAAACCAGGCAAATACCAATGCCAAAATCGAGGCAGCTGGCACTATAATAAATATACTGCTCATAAATTGATAATTTTTAATGTAGCTTTTGGCTACGGTTTAGTATTAAATTGAAAATTGTTCTTCTCTTGGTTTCCAGTCCGGTTTTACAAAAAAAACTTTTTGCAATAGACAAAGATAAATTTCTGGACGAAATGAGAATTATTAGCTTATGTATTTGACAACAGGTTGAATATTTATTAACACTAGCATAAAAAGCCCAATGCCGCGATAACACTTCAATCCCAAAATCAGGCAACAAAAGGATTTTTGACACACAGCTCAGCACCTTTGCAATATATTGCTACTTTCGACAGTTTCTAAATTACATTTTGAATTTACAAATGAAAATAAATATTATAAACCGAAATAAAAGACCTTGCCTTTCTAAAATGTAGGATTAGCTATTATGAACAACACATAAATTCACACAACAAGTGGTAGTATATTACCCCTTTTCCATTATAAATATTTTGTTCCCTCAAAATCAAAACTTAAATTCAACCGGTAAACGGATTTCATTACCAAAGATTAACGATATACATCCGTTTACTGCTTTTAACTAAACCTGATTACCTATGAAAACTAAACATCTCATCCCCATCCTCTTTAGTATTGTCTATTTGTTTTTCGGCTGTAATCCCAAACAGGATGCAAAGCTTACAAATGCCGATGTTGTAATATATGGTGGCACTTCGGCGGCTGTAACCGCTGCTGTTCAGCTGGCAAAAATGAATAAATCGGTTATAATTGTTTGCCCCGATAAACATCTGGGTGGACTAACATCGAGTGGACTAGGATTTACCGACACCGGAAATAAAAGTGTAATTGGCGGGCTGGCAAGAGAATTTTATCAGCGTGTGTATGCGCATTACCAAACCGACGAAGCCTGGCAATGGGAAAAGCGCGAAGAATATGGCAACACCGGACAAGGCACACCGGCAATTGACGGCGATAAACGTACCATGTGGATTTTTGAACCTCACGTGGCCGAGCAGGTTTTTGAGGATTTTATCAGCGAGAACAATATTCGTGTTGTCAGAGATCGCTGGCTCAACCGTGAGAATGGTGTGGAAAAACAAAACGGCAAAATCGTTTCCATTACCATGCTGAACGGCGAGAAGTACACTGCAAAAATATTTATCGATGCCACTTACGAAGGTGATTTAATGGCGGCTGCCGGCGTGAATTACCACCTTGGCCGCGAAGCAAACGCGGTGTACAACGAGCAATGGAATGGAATACAAACGGGCGTCCTTCATCACGGACACCATTTCGGCAGCATGAATATCAGTCCTTATGTTGTGCCCGGTGATCCGACAAGTGGCGTTTTGCCCCGTATTTCAACCGATGATCCGGGGGAAAAAGGAGATGGCGATGAACGTATCCAGGCTTATTGTTTCAGAATGTGCCTAACAAAAGTTCCGGATAACCGTGTTCCTATCGAGCAACCTGACAATTACGATCCCGCACAATACGAACTGTTGGTTAGGGTGTTAACCCACGGATGGCGCGAGACATTTAATAAATTTGATCCGATTCCGAACCACAAAACCGATGTAAACAACCACGGGCCATTTAGTTTCGATAATATTGGCATGAACTACGACTACCCCGAAGCCAGCTACGAACGGCGGGCAGAGATTATTCGCGAACACGAAAACTACCAGAAAGGGCTGCTTTATTTTTATGCTACCGATCCACGAATTCCTGATGAAATACAAAATGAAATGAAACAATGGGGTTTGGCAAAAGATGAATTCACCGATAACGGAAACTGGCCTCATCAGATTTATGTACGCGAGGCCCGGCGTATGATTGGCGAATTTGTAATGACCGAGAATGAAGTGCTGGGAAAATCGCAGGTTCCTCACTCTATTGGAATGGGTTCGTACACGATGGACTCACACAATACCCAACGATACATTACACCCGAAGGTTTTGTGCAAAACGAAGGCGACATTGGTGTTCACCCGCATTTGCCTTATCAAATTGCACTGGGATCGATTCTTCCAAAACAGGAAGAATGTGAAAATTTACTCGTTCCGGTTGCTGTTTCAAGCTCGCACATTGCATTTGGCTCCATTCGGATGGAACCCGTTTTTATGATACTTGGGCAAAGTGCTGCAATGATTGCTGCAATGGCATTGGAAGAAGAAACGCCAATTCATGCACTTCAGTATGAGGATATAAAAACAAAACTTGAAGGTGCGGGACAGGTGCTGGAACTTGAGGAGGCAGAATGAACTTCCTCTTAGCAAGCGAACGAGGTATCAATAATAATTTAGTTTAATAACAAGCGTCGAAGTATAATTCAGTAGTCCCGATACGCTCAGCTATCGAGATTAGTTCGACCATCAAATTACAGTTCGTTTCTCTCCTGTTATTTGGGTCTCGCTGAATAAAAAATCCCCGCAACCAACGGCTGCAGGGACTTAAAATAATACATCTCAATTATGATCGCTAAAGCGTTACGCCTGTTTTAAAAATGGCAATTTCTTTAAACCCGGTTTTTTCGTGGTTTAACTTTTTGCCACTGGCAACTTCAATAATAAACTGTACAAAGTCTTCCAAAAGCTCGTCCATCGTTTTGCCCTCAAGCAAAGTGCCGGCGTTAAAATCTATCCAGTTTTTCTTTTTGTTGAATAAATCGGAATTGGTAGAAATTTTCATGGTAGGCACAAAACTGCCAAACGGTGTTCCGCGCCCTGTAGTAAACAATACCATCTGGCAACCGCTAAATCCGAGTGCCGATGCAGCCACCAAATCGTTTCCGGGTGCCGACAATAAATTCAATCCTTTTGTTTTTAAAGGCTCGGCATATTTCAACACGTCGACCACTGTTGCAGTACCCCCCTTTTGGGTACATCCCAGCGATTTATCTTCGAGGGTTGAAATACCGCCCTTTTTATTTCCCGGCGACGGATTTTCGTAAACCGGCAAATTATGTTGCAGATAATAATCCTTAAAATCATTGATCAGGCTCACCGTCTTATCAAACACCTCTTTGTTTTGAGCACGCTCCATCAGCAAGGTTTCGGCACCAAACATTTCAGGCACTTCGGTAAGAATAGTCGTTCCACCCTGCGCTACCAGAAAATCGGAGAAAGCACCCACCAGCGGATTGGCAGTAATTCCTGAAAAACCATCCGAGCCACCACATTTTAATCCAATATTCAACTCCGACAAAGGAACAGCTTCACGTTGATCAGTGTGCATCACAGCGTAGATTTCTTTCAAAATCTCCAGCCCGGTTTCCAC from uncultured Draconibacterium sp. includes the following:
- a CDS encoding FAD-dependent oxidoreductase, yielding MKTKHLIPILFSIVYLFFGCNPKQDAKLTNADVVIYGGTSAAVTAAVQLAKMNKSVIIVCPDKHLGGLTSSGLGFTDTGNKSVIGGLAREFYQRVYAHYQTDEAWQWEKREEYGNTGQGTPAIDGDKRTMWIFEPHVAEQVFEDFISENNIRVVRDRWLNRENGVEKQNGKIVSITMLNGEKYTAKIFIDATYEGDLMAAAGVNYHLGREANAVYNEQWNGIQTGVLHHGHHFGSMNISPYVVPGDPTSGVLPRISTDDPGEKGDGDERIQAYCFRMCLTKVPDNRVPIEQPDNYDPAQYELLVRVLTHGWRETFNKFDPIPNHKTDVNNHGPFSFDNIGMNYDYPEASYERRAEIIREHENYQKGLLYFYATDPRIPDEIQNEMKQWGLAKDEFTDNGNWPHQIYVREARRMIGEFVMTENEVLGKSQVPHSIGMGSYTMDSHNTQRYITPEGFVQNEGDIGVHPHLPYQIALGSILPKQEECENLLVPVAVSSSHIAFGSIRMEPVFMILGQSAAMIAAMALEEETPIHALQYEDIKTKLEGAGQVLELEEAE
- a CDS encoding altronate dehydratase family protein, which codes for MADYIKINPTDNVIIALKDFTAGKIIEVDGQKLTVVGDVPKGHKMALVAIAENEDIIKYGAPIGHATQAIEAGEHIHVQNLKTNLSGTINYSFDQKLNELAVAERELTFEGYKRDNGKVGIRNELWIVPTVGCVNGQAQQIIDLFKQEVNPTDIDGVEVFKHSYGCSQLGDDHVNTQKALADVINHPNAGGVFVLGLGCENNQIDHLKKFIGDYDESRVRFLASQDVEDEVETGLEILKEIYAVMHTDQREAVPLSELNIGLKCGGSDGFSGITANPLVGAFSDFLVAQGGTTILTEVPEMFGAETLLMERAQNKEVFDKTVSLINDFKDYYLQHNLPVYENPSPGNKKGGISTLEDKSLGCTQKGGTATVVDVLKYAEPLKTKGLNLLSAPGNDLVAASALGFSGCQMVLFTTGRGTPFGSFVPTMKISTNSDLFNKKKNWIDFNAGTLLEGKTMDELLEDFVQFIIEVASGKKLNHEKTGFKEIAIFKTGVTL